The following are encoded together in the Lathyrus oleraceus cultivar Zhongwan6 chromosome 3, CAAS_Psat_ZW6_1.0, whole genome shotgun sequence genome:
- the LOC127129598 gene encoding uncharacterized mitochondrial protein AtMg00810-like — protein MFLNQRKYTLELLEESGLLATKPSITPFDCSLKLHDSESPPHEDETTYRRLVGKLLYLTTTRPNIAFIVQQFSQFISKPLQVHHSTAIRVLKYLKGALAKGLFYSFSSTLKFSGFTDSDWASCHATRRSVTGYCVFLGTSLMSWKSKKKSTVSRSSSEAEYSALASLSCELQWLQYLFQDLHISIDHPSSIYCDNKSTIYLAHNQSFMREENI, from the coding sequence ATGTTTCTCAATCAAAGGAAATATACCTTAGAATTGCTTGAGGAAAGTGGCTTATTGGCTACTAAGCCTAGTATCACTCCCTTTGATTGCTCCTTGAAGCTTCATGATAGTGAATCGCCACCTCATGAAGATGAAACGACTTATAGGAGGCTTGTTGGAAAATTGTTATATTTAACTACAACAAGACCTAACATTGCCTTCATTGTTCAGCAATTTAGTCAATTCATATCTAAGCCTTTACAAGTTCATCATTCAACAGCAATTAGAGTTCTTAAATATCTCAAAGGTGCTCTTGCCAAGGGATTGTTCTATTCTTTCTCATCAACACTCAAATTTTCTGGCTTTACAGACTCGGATTGGGCAAGTTGTCATGCTACTCGCAGATCAGTGACTGGTTATTGTGTCTTTCTTGGCACATCTCTAATGTCCTGGAAATCCAAAAAGAAATCCACTGTCTCAAGGTCAAGTTCAGAAGCAGAATATAGTGCTTTGGCTAGCTTATCTTGTGAATTACAATGGCTGCAATATTTGTTCCAGGATCTTCACATCTCTATTGATCACCCTAGCTCGATATATTGCGATAACAAGAGTACTATCTACCTTGCTCATAACCAATCTTTCATGAGAGAAGAAAACATATAG
- the LOC127129597 gene encoding uncharacterized mitochondrial protein AtMg00810-like, whose protein sequence is MDLGKLKYFLGLEIARSNQGIYLNQRKYTLEFLEESGLLATKPSTTPFYCSLMLHDSESPPHEDETAYRRLVGKLLYLTTTRPDIAFIVQHLSRFISKPLQVHHSAAIRVLKYLKGALAKGLFYSFSSTLKFSGFTDSDWASCPATRRSVTGYCVFIGTSLVSWKSKKKSTVSRSSSEAEYRALVSLSYELQWLQYLFQDLHISIDEPSSVYCDNKSAIYLDCHVIREKIQNGLIHLLPVSSVAQSTDVLTKPLHVASFTSLVSKLGLLDIHSPACEGYYMM, encoded by the coding sequence aTGGACCTTGGCAAGCTTAAATACTTTCTTGGATTGGAAATTGCAAGATCTAATCAAGGTATATATCTCAATCAAAGGAAATATACCTTAGAATTTCTTGAGGAAAGTGGCTTATTGGCTACTAAGCCTAGTACCACTCCCTTTTATTGCTCCTTGATGCTTCATGACAGTGAATCACCACCTCATGAAGATGAAACAGCTTATAGGAGGCTTGTCGGAAAATTGTTATATTTAACTACAACAAGACCTGACATTGCCTTCATTGTTCAGCACCTTAGTCGATTCATATCTAAGCCTTTACAAGTTCATCATTCAGCAGCAATTAGAGTTCTCAAATATCTCAAAGGGGCTCTTGCCAAGGGATTATTCTATTCTTTCTCATCAACACTAAAATTCTCTGGCTTTACAGACTCAGATTGGGCAAGTTGTCCTGCTACTCGCAGATCAGTGACTGGTTATTGTGTCTTTATTGGCACATCTCTAGTGTCCTGGAAATCCAAAAAGAAATCCACAGTCTCAAGGTCCAGTTCAGAAGCAGAATATAGAGCTTTGGTTAGCTTATCTTATGAATTACAATGGCTGCAATATTTGTTCCAGGATCTTCACATCTCTATTGATGAACCTAGCTCAGTATATTGTGATAACAAGAGTGCTATCTACCTTGACTGTCATGTCATTCGTGAGAAAATTCAAAATGGACTCATTCACCTCCTGCCAGTTTCTTCTGTTGCACAATCGACAGATGTGCTTACCAAGCCACTGCATGTTGCCTCATTCACTTCATTGGTTTCCAAGCTTGGCCTATTAGACATCCATAGTCCAGCTTGTGAGGGATATTACATGATGTAA
- the LOC127129595 gene encoding uncharacterized protein LOC127129595, whose amino-acid sequence MDNVVETPLICENCSLSVNDRIFQIDLICLPLKKVDVVLGMDWLSSKLVYIGCEEKLIIIPSSETTPRDILTTILEGTVHMVNFLFENEKSALLVLTKESSDNLSVTQILVVCEFSEVFPEDVTSLPPEREVKFSIDLIPRTTPISVSPYRMAPLELRELKNQLEELLISISSDLVSHHGELQYY is encoded by the coding sequence ATGGATAATGTAGTTGAGACACCATTGATTTGTGAAAACTGTTCGCTCTCGGTGAATGATAGAATTTTCCAGATTGATCTTATTTGTTTACCACTTAAGAAGGTTGATGTGGTTTTAGGGATGGATTGGCTTTCCTCCAAATTGGTGTATATTGGATGTGAAGAGAAGTTGATTATCATTCCATCTAGTGAAACTACTCCAAGGGATATATTAACTACTATCTTGGAAGGTACGGTTCACATGGTTAATTTCTTATTTGAGAATGAAAAGTCAGCTCTCTTGGTTCTTACCAAAGAATCTAGTGATAACCTGAGTGTTACACAAATTCTTGTTGTTTGTGAATTTTCGGAAGTTTTCCCTGAGGATGTCACCTCTCTTCCTCCTGAAAGGGAAGTGAAATTCTCTATTGATCTGATACCTAGGACGACTCCAATCTCCGTTTCTCCGTATCGCATGGCGCCACTAGAGTTGAGAGAGTTGAAGAATCAATTGGAAGAGTTGTTAATTAGCATTTCATCCGACCTAGTGTCTCACCATGGGGAGCTCCAGTATTATTAG
- the LOC127129596 gene encoding uncharacterized protein LOC127129596 → MAGRRRGRDRPGTQNSDSEPPSGSEGVSQEATGGSFLDFFRMNPHEFHGGMNPVKAQEWITSMERIFQIVHCSEENKVVFSSHMMKGAAVRWWESASTLMTNQGVPTDWEHFKTIFLYKYFPSSLRTQKEFEFQQLSLMKVQEERDQYRSGQRDQGRPGSQFRPRSQAFKEKQVQHARPNQPPRCQVCKKPHFGRCVGSGVRCFTCQREGHMSRECPQNKNQMQGRSTCRVYTLDSRKAKRIMP, encoded by the exons ATGGCTGGCAGACGCAGAGGTCGAGATAGACCCGGAACTCAGAATTCGGATTCGGAACCACCGAGTGGTAGTGAAG GGGTTTCACAGGAAGCTACAGGTGGTAGTTTCTTAGATTTCTTCCGCATGAATCCTCATGAATTCCATGGTGGGATGAATCCTGTGAAGGCTCAAGAGTGGATAACCAGCATGGAAAGGATTTTTCAGATAGTGCATTGCAGTGAAGAGAATAAGGTTGTGTTTTCTTCTCACATGATGAAGGGTGCAGCTGTGAGATGGTGGGAGAGTGCTTCGACTCTTATGACCAATCAAGGAGTACCTACGGATTGGGAGCATTTTAAGACTATTTTCCTATATAAGTATTTTCCTAGTTCTTTGAGGACTCAGAaagagtttgaatttcaacaacTTAG TTTGATGAAAGTTCAAGAAGAAAGGGATCAGTATAGGAGTGGACAGAGGGACCAAGGGAGGCCAGGTAGCCAGTTTAGGCCTAGATCTCAGGCTTTCAAAGAAAAACAGGTGCAACATGCAAGACCTAACCAACCTCCTCGATGTCAAGTGTGTAAGAAGCCTCATTTTGGAAGATGTGTTGGAAGTGGAGTTAGGTGTTTTACTTGTCAGAGGGAGGGACACATGTCTAGGGAATGTCCTCAGAATAAGAATCAGATGCAGGGGAGGAGCACCTGTCGAGTTTATACTTTGGATTCAAGGAAGGCTAAGAGAATAATGCCTTAA